One Candidatus Poribacteria bacterium genomic window, CAGACCTAACCCGGTGCCGCCCATCTCTTGGGCGCGTCCCTTGTCTACTCGGTAGAACCGCTCAAACACGCGAGATTGCGATTCCAGCGGGATGCCGATCCCTGTGTCTTGGACATGCACGAGGACTTCTTCCGAGGTTATATTGAGTCCTTCAAGGACGTTACTCGTGTCAGTTTCTGCCGAAATCGTAATTGTTCCACCATCTGGCGTGTATTTAATCGCGTTGTCAATCAGATTTACGAAAACCTGCATGAAAAGTTGTTGGTCCACGTTAACCTTCGGAAGTTCTTCAGGGATCTCCCATTTTAGAACCAGTCTGGACTCTTCTAATAGCGGTTCAAACAAGTCTAAAATTGGTTCATAGAAAGCATTGAGATGACAAGGTGAGCGTCTCAATTCTCTGTCACCCAACTCCAGTCGAGAGAGTTCCAGCAGCTCGGAAACTAATTTTGAGAGGCGAGCGGAGTGATTGAGAATTTTCACGAGAAACTGTTCACCCGTCTTTGTCCGAACGGTATCTTCACTCAGTAACGTTTCGGCGTACCCTCGGATTGTTGTGAGGGGTGTGCGAAGTTCATGCGACACATTCGCTACAAAGTCAGCACGGATACGTTCCAATTGCCGTTCCTTCGTAACATCATGGATAACGATGATGTACTCTTGACCGGCGGAAACAGGCACAACCGTTACCTCTGCTTCCGGTTCATATAGGTTACCGAGTTGGATTTCTGCAAACGCTACAGTTTCTGTCTGTTCTGCTTTTTTCAGGAGGGCTTGTAGTTCGGGGATACGGTTGATTTCAATCAATGCTTTGCCAATATAGTCGTCTGGGAGTTCCAGCATAGTGACAGCCATTGTGTTAGCGTAGGTAATCTCGGATGCCCCATCCACGAGTAGCACACCTTCGCCCATGTTCGTTAGGATGGTCTCGGAGCGTCGGTGTTCTTCAGAAATTTTGTCGATCTGTTCCTGTACCCTATCTGCCATCACGTTAAAATTCTCCGTGAGCTGTCCCAATTCGTTTTGTGAATCGACGGGAACACGCGAATTTATGTTGCCAGCAGCGAGGGATTTTGTCATCTGCGTTAGTTTCTCAATCGGCTTTATAATGGCACCCGTGCTAAAAACACTGAATACAATTGCAAGAACCAATCCCGCCACGCTCGCGATGAGTGCCGTTCGTCGGAGGTTACCGATTGCTGTGTTGACGGCTTCCATCGGAAGTGCGACGCGACAAATACCAATCAAGGAAACTTCTCCATTTGAAGCGTTTTCAGTGTGAGTATTGCGATATATTGGCATCGCGAAATAACGAAATTCTGTCTGTGTTGTGTCGCTGTATCGATCCAGAATGCCTCTTCCATTTTTAAGTGCGTCTTGGACCTCTGGACGTGCGAGATGGTTGTCCATCCCTCGTAACGCTTGTCCATCTCGTTCTGTATCGCCCCAGACAGTTCCATCTACGCCGATGAAGGTTACTCGTGCTTTACCCGTCTTTCCGAGTCTATCCACGAGGGGGTCTATCGCATCATAAGTAAAGTCACCCTCAGCAGGAAGTTTTTCGATGAAAAATTCCCGGGTTAATGCTGCTTGAACTTCCAATTCACTGGTAATTCGATCGCTCATGGAATCCTTGAGCATCGTTCCAAGAAAGATATATATAGCGAGCAACACTAAAAGCATAATACCTATGTACCTGAGTGTCAATTGTGTACGGATGTTCATTTGCTGTCTTTTTAGTACTTCTGTACAACCTGTCTTCTATATCCGATTTGGGTCTTTTAGAGGAACATGCAAGCCGATATTAGAGGGTCAAGTTTTGATACAATCATAGCACATTTCAGTGCACCTTGCAAATCCAAACTTGATGTGTAAACCGAATGCTCCTTGACATCTAAATCAAATTCTGCTAAACTGAAACTTAAGTCTGACAAAAGATTTATGGGGCATCCCTCGCCAGTCCACGCCAACAAGAAAGACTTGCAACCATAGGAGGCATTCATGAGCATCCGATTTGAAGGCATTTTTTCACCGACAATAACCCCGCTTGATGAAAAAGAGCGTGTTGATGAACTCGGATTTGTTAACCAATTGAACCGTTTGATTGACAACGGTGTTCACGGCATCTATCTATTGGGCACTTCCGGCGAATTTACAACATTGACGAATACCGAGCGCGAGCGCGCAATGGACATCGCCACCAAAGCCGTTGGCGGTCGTGTCCCGATTATCTGTGGTGTCATGGACACAAGCACCCAGCGCGTCATCGAAAATATTGAAACCGCCACACAGTTTGGGGTCGATGCAGTTGCCGCGACACCCGGTTACTACTACCCTTCTACCGACGACGCAGACCTGATTCAATTCTATCAAACCGTTGCTGGCAGCACCGAACTCCCCGTTTTCATTTACAATATCCCTTCAACCGTTAAAACCGCAATCAAACCGCAGGTAGTTGCTGAACTTGCAGATGCGTGTGATAACATCGTCGGTATTAAAGACAGTTCCGGCGATTGGACAAACTGTCTCAATCTTCTCGCTTTACTCGGAGACCGAACGGATTTCGCTGTTATGCTCGGTT contains:
- a CDS encoding dihydrodipicolinate synthase family protein — its product is MSIRFEGIFSPTITPLDEKERVDELGFVNQLNRLIDNGVHGIYLLGTSGEFTTLTNTERERAMDIATKAVGGRVPIICGVMDTSTQRVIENIETATQFGVDAVAATPGYYYPSTDDADLIQFYQTVAGSTELPVFIYNIPSTVKTAIKPQVVAELADACDNIVGIKDSSGDWTNCLNLLALLGDRTDFAVMLGSHTAIGAAVLFGADGGVVSISNVAPKESVALYNAAKARDIDEVHRLQKLLLQLSKMYTYGQGVSGMKACLEILGVCNAYTTSPLLPISDAAKAELRELLTELEILE
- a CDS encoding ATP-binding protein, which codes for MNIRTQLTLRYIGIMLLVLLAIYIFLGTMLKDSMSDRITSELEVQAALTREFFIEKLPAEGDFTYDAIDPLVDRLGKTGKARVTFIGVDGTVWGDTERDGQALRGMDNHLARPEVQDALKNGRGILDRYSDTTQTEFRYFAMPIYRNTHTENASNGEVSLIGICRVALPMEAVNTAIGNLRRTALIASVAGLVLAIVFSVFSTGAIIKPIEKLTQMTKSLAAGNINSRVPVDSQNELGQLTENFNVMADRVQEQIDKISEEHRRSETILTNMGEGVLLVDGASEITYANTMAVTMLELPDDYIGKALIEINRIPELQALLKKAEQTETVAFAEIQLGNLYEPEAEVTVVPVSAGQEYIIVIHDVTKERQLERIRADFVANVSHELRTPLTTIRGYAETLLSEDTVRTKTGEQFLVKILNHSARLSKLVSELLELSRLELGDRELRRSPCHLNAFYEPILDLFEPLLEESRLVLKWEIPEELPKVNVDQQLFMQVFVNLIDNAIKYTPDGGTITISAETDTSNVLEGLNITSEEVLVHVQDTGIGIPLESQSRVFERFYRVDKGRAQEMGGTGLGLAIVKHIVLRHRGRIWLDSILGQGSVFHVAVPLQG